The Lutra lutra chromosome 10, mLutLut1.2, whole genome shotgun sequence genome contains a region encoding:
- the LOC125078319 gene encoding olfactory receptor 51A4-like: protein MELVNGSWFQPPTLLLTGIPGLEAVQIWISIPLCVMYLTALLGNCIILFVIKTTSSLHEPQYIFLSMLAITDVGLSLSTLPTVLRVFLLNRREIEFHSCLTQMFFIHTFSSMESAILLAMAFDRFVAIRNPLHYTVVLTSPLIIGMGIAAVVRGMMLMVPLPILLKKMSFCKDVILSHCYCYHPDVMKLACGPIRINIIYGLSLVLCSFGVDCVLIVISYILILKTVLGIASEDGQLKALNTCVSHIFTVCILYVPLIVLALIHRFGTFTSPVLHVTMASLFLFLTPVLNPLVYSLKTKQIRSVIHKVFKGRGNLL, encoded by the coding sequence ATGGAACTTGTAAATGGTAGCTGGTTCCAGCCACCCACTCTCCTTCTAACAGGCATTCCTGGACTGGAGGCTGTGCAAATATGGATCTCTATCCCACTGTGTGTCATGTATCTAACTGCCCTCCTGGGGAACTGCATCATCCTCTTTGTTATCAAAACCACCTCCAGCCTTCATGAGCCTCAATACATCTTCCTATCTATGCTGGCAATCACAGATGTAGGTCTGTCTTTATCAACTCTACCTACAGTACTCAGGGTCTTCCTCCTGAATCGTAGAGAAATTGAGTTCCATTCTTGTTTAACACAGATGTTCTTCATTCATACTTTCTCCTCCATGGAGTCAGCCATCCTGTTGGCCATGGCCTTTGACCGATTTGTAGCTATTCGCAACCCACTGCACTACACTGTGGTCTTAACCTCTCCTCTAATTATTGGGATGGGAATAGCAGCAGTGGTTAGGGGTATGATGTTGATGGTACCCTTGCCAATCCTGCTCAAGAAAATGTCTTTCTGCAAAGATGTTATTCTATCACATTGTTACTGCTACCATCCTGATGTTATGAAGCTGGCCTGTGGCCCCATCAGAATCAACATCATCTACGGGTTGTCCCTTGTCCTCTGCTCTTTTGGAGTTGACTGTGTTCTCATTGTCATTTCATACATACTTATTTTGAAAACAGTGCTGGGTATTGCCTCAGAAGATGGTCAGCTCAAGGCACTTAATACTTGTGTGTCCCACATTTTCACTGTCTGTATCCTTTATGTGCCACTCATTGTGCTAGCTCTAATTCACAGATTTGGTACGTTCACATCTCCTGTTCTCCATGTCACCATGgccagtctctttctctttttgacccCTGTCCTTAATCCCTTGGTTTATAGCCTAAAAACCAAACAGATAAGATCTGTAATACACAAGGTATTCAAGGGCAGGGGAAACTTGCTGTAG